Proteins encoded together in one Myxocyprinus asiaticus isolate MX2 ecotype Aquarium Trade chromosome 21, UBuf_Myxa_2, whole genome shotgun sequence window:
- the slc35f3b gene encoding putative thiamine transporter SLC35F3 isoform X2, which yields MRLELCLPELVRMKKHSARVAPLSACNSPVLTLTKVRGEDRPRENVVGTADGQAMVGGAGVESGTGRQRIRCCVRVTAVQVRKAIWGVAMVMCVCTSWAGSTQLAKLTFKQYDAPFTLTWFATTWNCLFFPLYYIGYLCKSPERQTPKQRFRECCRFFGDDGLTAKVFFTKVAPFGLLWILTNYLYLQALRKINTTDVSALFCCNKAFVFLLSWIVLRDRFMGVRIVAAILAIAGIVMLTYADGFHSHSVIGITFVVASASASALYKVLFKLVLGSAKFGEAALFLTIVGGANFVLLSFVPVILYFTHVEYFTSTEDLPWAYICGVAGLLLAFNILVNFGIAITYPTLISLGIVLSVPVNAMVDLYTCDIHFNTVRLIAVFIICLGFLMLLLPEDWDQCLIELITKLRKREQLAEPAETGTSSGLNWTRRARTSMSTFSH from the exons gtgAAGACCGGCCGCGGGAGAACGTTGTGGGTACCGCCGATGGACAGGCGATGGTGGGTGGAGCAGGGGTGGAGTCAGGAACGGGGAGGCAGAGAATACGCTGCTGTGTGCGAGTAACAGCCGTCCAGGTGCGAAAGGCAATATGGGGTGTAGCCATGGTGATGTGCGTGTGTACGTCTTGGGCAGGCTCTACCCAGCTGGCCAAACTCACCTTCAAGCAGTATGATGCACCATTCACTCTTACGTGGTTCGCCACCACGTGGAACTGCCTCTTCTTTCCTCTGTATTACATCGGCTACCTGTGCAAGAGTCCAGAGAGACAGACACCAAAACAGAGGTTCAG AGAGTGCTGTCGGTTCTTTGGGGATGATGGACTGACGGCAAAGGTGTTCTTTACTAAAGTGGCCCCCTTTGGGCTGCTGTGGATCCTGACAAACTACCTGTACCTGCAGGCTCTGAGGAAGATCAACACCACCGATGTATCTGCTCTCTTCTGTTGCAATAAAGCCTTTGTTTTTCTCCTCTCCTGGATTGTGCTGCGGGATCGTTTCATGGGTGTCAGG ATTGTTGCTGCCATTCTGGCCATAGCTGGAATAGTGATGCTGACCTACGCTGATGGGTTTCACAGTCATTCAGTTATTGGCATCACATTTGTAGTGGCCTCTGCATCCGCCTCTGCGCTGTACAAG gtGCTCTTCAAGCTTGTTTTGGGCAGTGCAAAGTTTGGAGAGGCCGCTCTGTTTCTGACAATTGTTGGAGGTGCAAACTTTGTCTTACTGAGCTTTGTGCCAGTTATACTGTACTTCACACATGTTGAATACTTCACATCCACAGAGGATCTGCCTTGGGCCTACATTTGTGGAGTAGCTGGACTTTTGCTAG CGTTCAATATTCTGGTGAACTTTGGAATTGCCATCACATACCCAACGCTGATTTCACTTGGCATTGTGCTGAGTGTCCCAGTCAACGCGA TGGTGGACCTGTACACTTGTGATATCCACTTCAACACAGTGCGACTCATCGCTGTGTTCATCATTTGTCTGGGCTTCCTGATGCTGCTGTTACCAGAGGACTGGGATCAGTGTCTGATCGAGCTCATCACCAAACTCAGAAAGCGTGAACAACTTGCAGAGCCAGCCGAGACTGGAACCAGCTCAGGACTGAATTGGACCCGACGGGCGAGGACCTCCATGTCCACATTTTCACACTGA